The Acidimicrobiales bacterium genome contains a region encoding:
- a CDS encoding ATP-binding cassette domain-containing protein, translating to MSQHVVFLLLGLANGAVFASLALALVVTFRSSGVINFATGAIALFTAYVYAFLRTGQLLLLVPGLPKTVDLGGELAFAPAAAISVAVACALGLALYGLTFRPLRVAPPVAKAVASLGVMVVMTGVILQRMGTTPVPVDKIFPTEVYELGSLRVSADRLWFACTVVVVALALAAGYRFTRFGLHTRAAAESEKGAYVSGISPDRIAAVNWMVSCGVAGLAGILIAPISPLVPYSYTLFIVPALAAAIVGGFQRVGPAVAAGLAIGMLQSEATYLKTQHDWLPSSGLAELVPLLLILLVLVVRAKPLPSRGAVVQPNLGRAPRPRRVALPALVGIGLGLAGIVSLQGPWRAALATSFIFGIISLSLVVVTGYAGQVSLAQLTLAGVGGFLVAPLSADWGVPFPLAPLLAALGATVLGVVVGLPALRIRGLPVAVVTLSLAVALQALWFRNTDLVGSNGKDVKAPTLFGLDLGPGSGGDYPRVPFCILMLLVFVAVAVGVARLRLSRLGSAMLAVRANERSAAASGINVVGTKLAAFAIGAFIAGLGGSLLGYKLGNVTWDSFDVVLGLGLFATVYLAGITSVSGGVLAGIMGFGGVLYYATLQWFGFDAYWYQIVTGVGLVLSVVLNPEGMVGPINRALTRLRAQGSSPGTGRRSARPAAVPVLAVPDRPAALAALLSVEDVKVRYGGVLAVADVSFDVPEYAIVGLIGPNGAGKTTLIDAISGFCPHHGTVRLDGRPLDGRPPFRRIRAGLGRTFQGVELWNDLTVEENILVGHGARRRSARQLDDMFALLELGPHRDRLAGELSQGHRQLVSIARSLVSTPKVLLLDEPAAGLDTAESAWLGERLRDIRDSGVTILLIDHDMNLVLNVCDHIEVLNFGQLIASGPPGVIRSDRTVLDAYLGSTHARQEATTG from the coding sequence GTGAGTCAGCACGTCGTCTTCCTGTTGCTCGGGTTGGCCAACGGCGCGGTGTTCGCGTCGCTGGCGTTGGCGCTCGTCGTGACGTTCCGGAGCTCGGGGGTCATCAACTTCGCCACGGGCGCCATCGCGCTGTTCACCGCGTACGTCTACGCGTTCCTGCGCACCGGCCAGCTGCTCCTGCTGGTGCCCGGGCTGCCCAAGACCGTCGACCTCGGCGGCGAGCTGGCGTTCGCTCCCGCCGCCGCGATCTCGGTCGCAGTCGCCTGCGCGCTCGGCCTGGCGCTCTACGGGCTGACGTTCCGGCCGCTGCGCGTCGCCCCGCCGGTGGCGAAGGCCGTGGCATCGCTGGGCGTGATGGTCGTCATGACCGGCGTGATCCTCCAGCGCATGGGCACGACGCCGGTGCCCGTCGACAAGATCTTCCCCACCGAGGTCTACGAGCTCGGCTCCCTCCGGGTTTCGGCGGACCGGCTCTGGTTCGCCTGCACGGTGGTGGTGGTCGCCCTGGCGTTGGCCGCGGGCTACCGCTTCACCCGGTTCGGACTGCACACGCGCGCCGCCGCCGAGTCGGAGAAGGGTGCCTACGTCAGCGGCATCTCGCCCGACCGGATCGCCGCGGTCAACTGGATGGTCAGCTGCGGCGTCGCCGGCCTCGCCGGCATCCTCATCGCCCCGATCTCGCCGCTGGTCCCCTACTCGTACACGCTCTTCATCGTGCCCGCGCTGGCCGCCGCCATTGTCGGCGGCTTCCAACGAGTCGGCCCCGCCGTGGCCGCGGGCCTGGCCATCGGCATGCTCCAGTCCGAGGCGACCTACCTGAAGACCCAACATGACTGGCTGCCGTCGTCGGGCCTCGCCGAGCTGGTCCCGCTGCTGCTCATCCTCCTGGTGCTGGTCGTGCGGGCCAAGCCGCTACCGTCCCGCGGCGCGGTGGTGCAACCGAACCTCGGCCGGGCCCCGCGCCCTCGGCGGGTGGCCCTGCCGGCGCTCGTCGGGATCGGGCTCGGCCTGGCGGGCATCGTGTCCCTCCAGGGGCCGTGGCGGGCGGCCCTGGCGACGAGCTTCATCTTCGGGATCATCTCGTTGTCGCTGGTCGTGGTGACCGGGTACGCCGGGCAGGTGTCGCTGGCCCAGCTCACCCTCGCGGGGGTCGGCGGGTTCCTCGTCGCCCCGCTCTCGGCCGACTGGGGCGTGCCCTTCCCCTTGGCCCCGCTGCTGGCCGCGCTGGGCGCCACCGTGCTCGGCGTGGTGGTCGGCCTGCCCGCGCTCCGCATCCGGGGCCTGCCCGTCGCCGTCGTGACCCTCTCGCTCGCCGTGGCCCTGCAGGCGCTGTGGTTCCGCAACACCGACCTCGTGGGCAGCAACGGCAAGGACGTGAAGGCGCCGACGCTGTTCGGGCTCGACCTCGGTCCCGGCAGCGGCGGCGACTACCCGCGCGTGCCGTTCTGCATCCTGATGCTGCTGGTGTTCGTCGCCGTCGCCGTCGGGGTGGCCCGACTGCGGCTCAGCCGGCTGGGCAGCGCCATGCTCGCGGTCCGGGCCAACGAGCGGTCGGCCGCCGCGTCGGGCATCAACGTCGTCGGCACCAAGCTCGCCGCCTTCGCCATCGGTGCGTTCATCGCCGGCCTGGGCGGCTCGCTGCTCGGCTACAAGCTCGGCAACGTCACCTGGGACTCCTTCGACGTCGTCCTCGGGCTCGGCCTCTTCGCCACCGTGTACCTCGCCGGCATCACGTCGGTCTCCGGGGGCGTGTTGGCCGGCATCATGGGCTTCGGCGGTGTCCTCTACTACGCGACCCTGCAATGGTTCGGCTTCGACGCCTACTGGTACCAGATCGTGACCGGAGTCGGCCTGGTCCTCAGCGTGGTCCTGAACCCCGAGGGCATGGTCGGACCGATCAACCGGGCCCTCACCCGCCTGCGGGCACAGGGGAGCTCGCCGGGTACGGGACGGAGGTCCGCCCGACCCGCGGCAGTGCCGGTGCTGGCCGTGCCCGACCGGCCGGCCGCGCTCGCCGCCCTGCTGTCGGTCGAGGACGTCAAGGTCCGTTACGGGGGCGTCCTGGCGGTCGCCGACGTGTCCTTCGACGTGCCGGAGTACGCCATCGTGGGGCTCATCGGGCCGAACGGAGCGGGCAAGACGACCCTCATCGACGCCATCTCCGGCTTCTGCCCGCACCACGGCACGGTGCGGCTCGACGGCCGCCCGCTCGACGGCCGGCCCCCGTTCCGGCGGATCCGGGCGGGGCTCGGACGCACCTTCCAGGGCGTGGAGCTGTGGAACGACCTCACGGTCGAGGAGAACATCCTCGTCGGCCATGGCGCTCGACGGCGCTCCGCCCGGCAGCTCGACGACATGTTCGCCCTCCTCGAGCTGGGCCCTCACCGCGACCGTCTCGCCGGCGAGCTGTCCCAGGGCCACCGCCAGCTGGTGTCCATCGCCCGCTCCCTGGTCAGCACGCCGAAGGTGCTCCTGCTCGACGAGCCCGCCGCCGGGCTCGACACCGCCGAGAGCGCCTGGCTCGGCGAGCGCCTGCGCGACATCCGCGACAGCGGCGTCACGATCCTGCTCATCGACCACGACATGAACCTCGTCCTCAACGTGTGCGACCACATCGAGGTCCTCAACTTCGGGCAGCTGATCGCCAGCGGCCCGCCGGGAGTGATCCGCTCGGACCGGACCGTCCTGGACGCCTACCTGGGCAGCACCCACGCACGACAGGAGGCGACCACCGGATGA
- a CDS encoding ATP-binding cassette domain-containing protein — MTARHAPHASHAPHAPLALECRGLEAGYGALTVVRSLDLRLRPGTVVTVLGSNGAGKTTLLLTLAGLLPRLGGEVLVDGRRLPSFKPVAAARAGLVLVPDDRALFTTLTVEENLKAARPRRRAQGDDVVDLFPALQNRWKVTAGSLSGGEQQMLAVARALVQRPRVLLVDEMSMGLAPIIVEQLMPLVRRVADATGAVVVLVEQHAQLALAVADEAIVLAHGQVALAGPASAVAADPSRLEAAYMGTGV; from the coding sequence ATGACCGCACGTCATGCACCCCACGCATCTCACGCACCCCACGCACCGCTCGCGCTGGAGTGCCGCGGGCTCGAGGCCGGCTACGGAGCGCTGACCGTGGTCCGGAGCCTGGACCTGCGGCTCCGGCCGGGCACGGTCGTCACCGTGCTGGGGTCGAACGGCGCCGGCAAGACCACGCTGCTGCTGACCCTCGCCGGCCTGCTCCCCCGCCTCGGCGGCGAGGTGCTCGTCGACGGGCGGCGGCTGCCCAGCTTCAAGCCGGTGGCCGCCGCCCGGGCCGGGCTCGTACTCGTCCCCGACGACCGGGCCCTGTTCACCACCCTCACCGTGGAGGAGAACCTCAAGGCCGCGCGACCACGCCGGCGGGCGCAGGGCGACGACGTGGTCGACCTCTTCCCCGCCCTGCAGAACCGCTGGAAGGTCACCGCCGGCTCGCTGTCGGGCGGCGAGCAGCAGATGCTCGCCGTGGCCCGGGCCCTGGTGCAACGCCCGCGCGTCCTGCTCGTCGACGAGATGAGCATGGGCCTGGCGCCGATCATCGTGGAGCAGCTGATGCCGCTCGTGCGTCGCGTGGCCGACGCGACCGGGGCCGTCGTCGTGCTCGTGGAACAGCACGCGCAGCTGGCGCTCGCGGTCGCCGACGAGGCGATCGTCCTCGCCCACGGCCAGGTCGCCCTCGCGGGCCCGGCGAGCGCCGTCGCCGCCGACCCGTCCCGCCTCGAGGCCGCCTACATGGGAACGGGCGTGTAG
- a CDS encoding ATP-binding protein — protein MALPLLTFALVLGLEVREIGQGTEEVRRQTELAAAADGPSALLTHLQDERNWAAIELIGQTEQTPLLVEGYEETRRRTDEAVTGLRDLLVHSREQTRQAFDPAMDGLASGLEAVRERIDTSETEHTLANVVFGDEIFSSYSQLIEPFFAGTTQIAVAIDDDDLRQGAELIDGSAREIEALAALARSVSITSLLSEGGLNERHEISEVAERLSRFQRLARQLRAETYGLYDGVGGDELFVEYTRALTDQVDAAMRGEFDLAEMLEVITVPPEESYVGYREQVSEILRGEARDLGAAATRSERLYLLLIFATGAVALGTMLVVSRSITRPLQSLTRQAVSTANHVLGDAISTVLQTPMGTDVTAPELAAITVDTFDEIAEVATVLNTVQDSAVALAVGQAVLRRNLADTFVSLGRRNQNLLSRQLDFITELERNEVDPEALGHLFRLDHLATRMRRNAESLLVLAGNESPRRWTTPVRIADVVRAAVGEVEQYARVVVRVVEPFTVVGSAAADLTHLLAELIENALQFSPPDEPVEIRGLTQTAGYTLAIIDPGVGMSPADLARANRRLAGGEAFTVAPSKYMGHYVAGNLAVRHDIHVRLQHSTGPGTTATVHLPVHLSYTPVPM, from the coding sequence ATGGCGCTACCACTGCTCACCTTCGCCCTGGTCCTCGGTCTCGAGGTCAGGGAGATCGGGCAGGGGACCGAGGAGGTCCGCCGGCAGACCGAGCTCGCGGCCGCGGCGGACGGGCCGAGTGCCCTGCTGACGCACCTCCAGGACGAGCGGAACTGGGCGGCCATCGAGCTCATCGGCCAGACGGAGCAGACACCGCTGCTGGTCGAGGGCTACGAGGAGACGCGGCGTCGCACCGACGAAGCCGTGACCGGCCTCCGGGACCTGTTGGTGCACAGCCGGGAGCAGACGAGGCAGGCCTTCGACCCGGCGATGGACGGGCTGGCCTCGGGGCTCGAGGCCGTGCGGGAGCGGATCGACACCAGCGAGACCGAGCACACCCTGGCGAACGTCGTCTTCGGTGACGAGATCTTCAGCAGCTACTCGCAGCTGATCGAACCGTTCTTCGCCGGGACCACCCAGATCGCCGTCGCGATCGACGACGACGACCTTCGCCAGGGAGCCGAGCTGATCGACGGGTCGGCGCGCGAGATCGAGGCCCTCGCCGCCCTGGCCCGGTCCGTGTCGATCACGTCCCTACTCAGCGAGGGTGGCCTGAACGAGCGGCACGAGATCAGCGAGGTGGCCGAGCGGCTGTCGAGGTTCCAGCGCCTGGCCCGCCAGCTCCGGGCCGAGACCTACGGGTTGTACGACGGAGTGGGCGGCGACGAGCTCTTCGTCGAGTACACCCGGGCGCTCACGGACCAGGTCGATGCGGCGATGCGAGGCGAGTTCGACCTGGCGGAGATGCTCGAGGTCATCACCGTTCCCCCGGAGGAGTCCTACGTCGGCTATCGCGAGCAGGTCAGCGAGATCCTCCGCGGCGAGGCCCGGGACCTCGGCGCCGCCGCCACCCGGAGCGAGCGGCTCTACCTCCTGCTCATCTTCGCGACGGGCGCGGTGGCGCTCGGGACGATGCTGGTCGTCTCGCGCTCGATCACCCGGCCGCTGCAGTCGCTCACCCGCCAGGCGGTCAGCACGGCCAACCACGTCCTGGGCGACGCGATCTCGACGGTGCTGCAGACACCGATGGGCACGGACGTGACCGCACCGGAGCTGGCGGCGATCACGGTCGACACCTTCGACGAGATCGCCGAGGTCGCCACGGTCCTCAACACCGTCCAGGACTCGGCGGTCGCCCTGGCGGTCGGGCAGGCCGTGCTGCGCCGCAACCTCGCCGACACCTTCGTCAGCCTGGGCCGCCGCAACCAGAACCTCCTGAGCCGCCAGCTCGACTTCATCACCGAGCTCGAGCGGAACGAGGTCGACCCCGAGGCGCTCGGCCACCTCTTCCGGCTCGACCACCTGGCGACCCGGATGCGCCGGAACGCGGAGAGCCTGCTGGTGCTGGCCGGCAACGAGTCGCCGCGCCGGTGGACGACGCCGGTCCGGATCGCCGACGTCGTCCGGGCGGCCGTCGGCGAGGTGGAGCAGTACGCCCGCGTCGTCGTACGGGTCGTCGAGCCCTTCACCGTCGTCGGCAGCGCAGCCGCCGACCTGACCCACCTCCTGGCCGAGCTGATCGAGAACGCATTGCAGTTCTCGCCACCGGACGAGCCGGTCGAGATTCGGGGCCTGACCCAGACCGCCGGCTACACGTTGGCGATCATCGATCCGGGCGTCGGCATGTCACCCGCCGACCTGGCCCGCGCCAACCGGCGCCTGGCCGGAGGCGAGGCCTTCACGGTCGCTCCGTCGAAGTACATGGGGCACTACGTCGCCGGGAACCTCGCCGTCCGGCACGACATCCACGTGCGGCTGCAGCACTCGACCGGCCCCGGCACCACGGCCACGGTCCACCTCCCCGTCCACCTCTCCTACACGCCCGTTCCCATGTAG
- a CDS encoding ABC transporter substrate-binding protein encodes MNLSRSRGRAVVGGLLAAAVFLTACSSDDSQGDGGSDTTAPADLSLLGPSKPAAGDPVKIGFITDGQSAATDARDEAKSAQAAVDYVNEHLAGVAGRPLELVTCETNVTPAGATDCANQMIAAEVPIVLQVAPGVPQPIVTALDEAKIPYFVDAAIDQEVLVSPNSYVLTNTLGGLAAPVKVAQDLGVEKVAAILIDLPAAVGPIKALGQPLFDDAGLTVDFVAVPPGTPDMTPQVQDALDSGAELVNIIGDPAFCISALGALDTLGYEGGRLVNPQCISPETAQSVPGGVDGVMVATTESLDSSDPEVALYEAVMAEYAPDTEPHGSTTPGAFGIVVAFARAMTGLTGEVTAESVRSAMESANPQPMPLLDGQTFKCDRTLFELAPPVCSSGIAIVTLDADGQPRDTKVFDTESIING; translated from the coding sequence ATGAATCTGTCACGGTCACGCGGTCGCGCGGTGGTCGGCGGGCTCCTTGCCGCCGCCGTCTTCCTCACGGCCTGCTCGAGCGACGACTCGCAGGGTGACGGGGGCTCCGACACCACGGCCCCGGCCGATCTCTCCCTGCTCGGCCCGAGTAAGCCCGCGGCGGGAGATCCCGTGAAGATCGGGTTCATCACCGACGGCCAGAGCGCCGCGACCGATGCCCGCGACGAGGCCAAGTCGGCGCAGGCCGCGGTCGACTACGTCAACGAGCACCTCGCCGGCGTCGCCGGCCGCCCCCTCGAGCTGGTGACCTGCGAGACCAACGTGACGCCCGCCGGCGCGACGGACTGCGCGAACCAGATGATCGCCGCGGAGGTCCCCATCGTCCTGCAGGTCGCACCCGGGGTCCCCCAGCCGATCGTGACCGCGCTCGACGAGGCGAAGATCCCGTACTTCGTCGACGCCGCTATCGACCAGGAGGTCCTGGTCTCCCCGAACTCGTACGTGCTCACCAACACGCTCGGCGGGTTGGCCGCTCCGGTGAAGGTGGCGCAGGACCTCGGTGTCGAGAAGGTCGCCGCCATACTGATCGACCTCCCCGCGGCCGTCGGGCCGATCAAGGCGCTCGGCCAGCCCCTGTTCGACGACGCGGGCCTGACCGTCGACTTCGTCGCCGTGCCCCCGGGCACGCCCGACATGACCCCTCAGGTGCAGGACGCCCTCGATTCGGGTGCCGAGCTGGTGAACATCATCGGCGATCCCGCCTTCTGCATCAGCGCCCTGGGTGCGCTCGACACGCTGGGCTACGAAGGCGGCCGCCTCGTGAACCCGCAGTGCATCAGCCCCGAGACGGCGCAGAGCGTTCCCGGAGGGGTCGACGGCGTCATGGTGGCCACCACCGAGTCGCTCGACTCGAGCGACCCGGAGGTCGCCCTCTACGAGGCGGTCATGGCCGAGTACGCCCCCGACACCGAGCCCCACGGGTCGACCACGCCGGGGGCCTTCGGGATCGTCGTCGCCTTCGCCCGTGCGATGACGGGTCTGACCGGAGAGGTGACGGCCGAGAGCGTGCGATCGGCAATGGAGTCGGCGAACCCCCAGCCGATGCCGCTGCTGGACGGCCAGACGTTCAAGTGCGACCGCACCCTCTTCGAGCTGGCCCCTCCGGTGTGCTCGTCAGGGATCGCCATCGTCACGCTCGACGCCGACGGCCAGCCCAGGGACACGAAGGTCTTCGACACCGAGTCGATCATCAACGGCTGA
- a CDS encoding alpha/beta hydrolase: protein MTDAPLDPSGLVDAEIAPRLADFPAFDLAPEDLPTIRELVPGPEPPGEGIERIDHVVDGGPVVLTVHRPLGSEGLLPCVYWIHGGGLVIGHRHMDDDELERWCRSFGCACVAVEYRLAPEHPFPAAIDDCYTGLRWLTDHAEELGIDSERLGVGGRSAGGALAAALALLVRERSGPALRFQVLDCPMLDDRGETPSSRMAGVPVWSRESNALGWRSYLGERCGGDDVPASAAPARSADLAGLPPAFVAVGTYDVLRDEAVDYATRLNQAGVTTELHVYPGVPHGGHLFPGAAVVGRMADDIDAFVGRYVAAQKA, encoded by the coding sequence GTGACGGACGCGCCCCTCGACCCGTCGGGGCTCGTCGACGCCGAGATCGCCCCCCGCCTGGCGGACTTCCCGGCGTTCGACCTCGCCCCGGAGGACCTCCCGACCATCCGCGAGCTGGTCCCCGGGCCCGAGCCGCCGGGGGAGGGCATCGAGCGCATCGACCACGTGGTCGACGGCGGTCCGGTCGTCCTCACCGTGCACCGTCCGCTCGGGTCGGAGGGGCTGCTGCCCTGCGTGTACTGGATCCACGGCGGAGGCCTGGTCATCGGCCACCGGCACATGGACGACGACGAGCTCGAGCGCTGGTGCCGCTCGTTCGGCTGCGCCTGCGTCGCCGTCGAGTACCGCCTCGCACCGGAGCACCCGTTCCCCGCCGCGATCGACGACTGCTACACGGGTCTCCGGTGGCTGACGGACCATGCCGAGGAGCTCGGCATCGACTCCGAGCGGCTCGGCGTCGGCGGCCGCAGCGCGGGCGGTGCCCTCGCCGCGGCGCTGGCGCTGCTCGTCCGCGAGCGCTCCGGCCCGGCCCTGCGCTTCCAGGTGCTCGACTGCCCGATGCTCGACGACCGCGGGGAGACACCGTCGAGCCGGATGGCGGGCGTACCGGTCTGGAGTCGCGAGTCCAACGCCCTCGGCTGGCGGAGCTACCTGGGCGAGCGTTGCGGGGGCGACGACGTCCCGGCCAGCGCCGCCCCGGCCCGGTCCGCCGACCTGGCCGGCCTGCCCCCGGCCTTCGTCGCGGTCGGGACCTACGACGTCCTCCGCGACGAGGCGGTCGACTACGCCACCCGGCTCAACCAGGCCGGCGTGACGACGGAGCTGCACGTGTACCCGGGGGTCCCGCACGGTGGGCACCTGTTCCCCGGAGCGGCGGTGGTGGGGCGGATGGCGGACGACATCGACGCCTTCGTCGGCCGCTACGTCGCTGCCCAAAAGGCTTGA
- a CDS encoding dihydrodipicolinate synthase family protein, with product MARAAEAREWAPDALRGIIDSLYTPFGGPGGEHVDEAALRALVRHCIGALDHDGIWVGGLVGEYWALTTEERKRLLEVAVEETRAIKPDALVEACPASTNVLETVELTRHAAGAGADICFVIPPYFEARGYEATRELLRYVTERTDMALGLFNTHAAGWILTPAECAHLADEFPAICAVKNGMFRPSHSAALHRLAPELVIWECDMLAYRGGFLRRGITTAGILGGSAYLYELPDNRLYSAQWDLLVSDKLSEAIDHWYDSGLDDLVTSLHQAFGASNVDAPYTHWGSAFKAAAAQLGLPVGDYPRSRPPQPPLPDPMKAAIRTAYETAGLL from the coding sequence ATGGCACGAGCCGCAGAAGCCCGCGAGTGGGCGCCCGACGCACTGAGGGGGATCATCGACTCGCTGTACACGCCCTTCGGCGGCCCCGGCGGCGAACACGTCGACGAGGCGGCGCTCCGGGCACTCGTCCGTCACTGCATCGGCGCCCTGGACCACGACGGCATCTGGGTCGGTGGGCTCGTGGGGGAGTACTGGGCCCTCACGACCGAGGAGCGCAAGCGGCTCCTGGAGGTCGCGGTCGAGGAGACCCGGGCCATCAAGCCCGACGCGCTCGTCGAGGCCTGCCCGGCCAGCACGAACGTCCTGGAGACCGTCGAACTGACCCGCCACGCCGCCGGCGCCGGCGCCGACATCTGCTTCGTCATCCCGCCCTACTTCGAGGCCCGCGGCTACGAGGCGACCCGTGAGCTGCTGCGCTACGTCACCGAGCGGACCGACATGGCGCTGGGGCTGTTCAACACCCACGCCGCCGGGTGGATCCTCACGCCGGCCGAGTGCGCCCACCTCGCCGACGAGTTCCCTGCCATCTGCGCGGTGAAGAACGGCATGTTCCGGCCCAGCCACTCGGCGGCGTTGCACCGACTCGCGCCGGAGCTGGTGATCTGGGAGTGCGACATGCTCGCCTACCGGGGCGGGTTCCTCCGTCGCGGCATCACGACCGCGGGGATCCTGGGCGGCTCGGCCTACCTCTACGAGCTGCCCGACAACCGGCTCTACAGCGCCCAATGGGACCTGCTCGTGTCCGACAAGCTCTCCGAGGCCATCGACCACTGGTACGACTCCGGGCTCGACGACCTGGTCACGAGCCTCCACCAGGCGTTCGGAGCCTCCAACGTCGACGCGCCGTACACGCACTGGGGATCGGCGTTCAAGGCTGCGGCGGCCCAACTGGGCCTGCCCGTGGGCGACTATCCCCGCTCCCGCCCGCCGCAGCCACCGCTGCCCGACCCGATGAAGGCGGCGATCCGCACGGCCTACGAGACCGCCGGGCTCCTGTGA
- a CDS encoding amidohydrolase family protein, with protein sequence MSKLDFPVFDADNHLYETEEAFTRHLPQKHKGLIKYVQVNGRTKIAVDNVISDYIPNPTFEVVARPGAYADYFGGNNPEGKSLRELTGEPMRSVDAFRSAGPRVDLLDSLGLDAALMFPTLASLLEVRLADDPDLTCTVVHAFNEWLHDEWTFDYQGRIFATPIVNPSVPERGIAELDWLLDRGAKVVLLRPAPVAGHRGTRSPFLSDFDAFWARVAESGVLVALHASDSGYQRYVNDWEGTSREALAFKPNPFTDAVTPGRAISDTITSAVCHGMLSRFPTVKLASVENGGNWAIPCLKAMEKTYNKMPNEFQEHPRDVFLRNVWINPFWEDSVADLVDMMTPEHILFGSDYPHPEGMADPLHWADEMGDLFPATEVQKMMGENLYGLLGVTPGGG encoded by the coding sequence TACGTCCAGGTCAACGGTCGGACCAAGATCGCGGTCGACAACGTCATCAGCGACTACATCCCCAACCCGACCTTCGAGGTCGTCGCCAGGCCCGGCGCGTACGCGGACTACTTCGGTGGCAACAACCCCGAAGGCAAGTCGCTGCGCGAGCTGACCGGCGAGCCCATGCGATCCGTCGACGCCTTCCGCTCCGCCGGCCCGCGGGTCGACCTGCTCGACAGCCTGGGCCTGGACGCGGCGCTGATGTTCCCCACGCTCGCCAGCCTCCTCGAGGTCCGCCTCGCCGACGACCCGGACCTGACCTGCACCGTGGTCCATGCGTTCAACGAGTGGCTCCACGACGAGTGGACGTTCGACTACCAGGGCCGGATCTTCGCCACGCCGATCGTCAACCCGTCCGTCCCGGAGCGGGGGATCGCCGAGCTCGACTGGCTGCTCGACCGGGGAGCCAAGGTCGTGCTGCTGCGGCCGGCGCCGGTCGCCGGCCACCGCGGCACGCGCTCGCCGTTCCTGTCCGACTTCGACGCGTTCTGGGCTCGCGTCGCCGAGAGCGGGGTGTTGGTCGCCCTGCACGCGTCGGACTCCGGCTACCAGCGCTACGTCAACGACTGGGAGGGCACGAGCCGCGAGGCGCTCGCGTTCAAGCCGAACCCCTTCACCGACGCGGTGACCCCCGGGCGGGCCATCAGCGACACCATCACCTCGGCCGTCTGTCACGGGATGCTGAGCCGCTTCCCGACCGTGAAGCTGGCGAGCGTCGAGAACGGCGGGAACTGGGCCATCCCCTGCCTGAAGGCGATGGAGAAGACCTACAACAAGATGCCGAACGAGTTCCAGGAGCACCCCCGCGACGTGTTCCTGCGCAACGTGTGGATCAACCCGTTCTGGGAGGACTCCGTCGCAGACCTGGTCGACATGATGACGCCGGAGCACATCCTGTTCGGCTCCGACTACCCGCATCCGGAGGGCATGGCCGACCCCCTCCACTGGGCGGACGAGATGGGTGATCTGTTCCCGGCGACCGAGGTGCAGAAGATGATGGGCGAGAACCTGTACGGCCTGCTCGGCGTCACGCCGGGGGGAGGGTGA